One Deltaproteobacteria bacterium genomic window, AAGGTCGTCTTGCCGCAGCCGTTGGCGCCGAGGACCGCCACCACGTCCCCCTTCCGGATGGTCAGGTTGATCTCCTTCAGGACCTTCGTCCCGTCGGGGTAGGTGAAAGAGAGCCTTTCCAGTCGGTAGAGTTCCATTCTCACCTCAGCAGAAAGAAGAGAAAGAACAGGAGGCACATCCCCATAAGCTGCGGCATCAGGCGCTCCGTCTCCATGTCACGAACCTGCGTTCCCGCCCCCTCACCTCCCCGGCAGCGCATCGATTCCGTCAATCGTTCCGCCCGGTCGTAGGCCCGGATGAAGAGGATCCCCCCGAGAACCGAGGCGGAACGAAGAGCCTCCCGCTTCGAAGCGTAACCGAGGCGGACCCTCTGAGCCTCCCGGATCCTCCCTCCTTCTTCAAAGAGAAGGAAGATATAACGGAACATGAGGAGCCCCACCTCGATCAGGGTCTCGGGACAGCGGAACCACCGGATCGCCTCGAGCAGACGGTGCGAAGGGGTAGTCCGTGTTACAAGCCGGATTAGGGAAACACCCGACAGGACCTGCAGAGCGATCACCCCGCCGCGGCGGAGCCCCTTCAGCGTTGCGACAAGATGGATCCCGGCCAGGGTCACATCGAAGATGTGATGTACCCCTCCCATCCAAAAGAGCTGCGTTCCAAGGACCATGAGAGCGACCCCTGAAGGAACAAGAAACAGGCGCAGCAGGGCACCCGGCCGGATGCCCGAAGCGGCAAGGAGCCCGACGGCCGAGATAAGAAGCGCCGAGGGAAGGAGCAGGCTCCGGGCGAAAAGATTCAGGATCAGGAACCCGCAGAGGGCAAAGATCTTGACCCTGGGATCCACACCGTCCAGGAAGAAAGATCCTTTCCCCTCATTTATGATCACCCTCACGTCATGCACGGGTGGTCTCTCCCTCTTCCGCCCCGTTCTCATTCTCACGGAAGAACCTGCGCCAGTTATAGCCTGCGATAAATCCGCCCACAGACCCCGCGAGGGTAAAGACAAAGAGAAGCATGTCTCCCTTGTCCGTGTTGATGTAGGGGGCGCGGCCGGGACGGCCGTATTCCCTCGCATAGTGCTCCACCACCGTCTCATCCACACCCGACCAGTTCGCGGCGAAGACCGGGGTTACGATCCCCATCCACAGGAAAGTCAGCAACAACCATATCACAATACGTTTCACGGCTATACTCCTTAATTAAAATCTGTTCAAACCGTTCAAGCCGTTCAAGCTGTTTGAACCGTTTGAACAGCCTTGAC contains:
- the cbiQ gene encoding cobalt ECF transporter T component CbiQ codes for the protein MHDVRVIINEGKGSFFLDGVDPRVKIFALCGFLILNLFARSLLLPSALLISAVGLLAASGIRPGALLRLFLVPSGVALMVLGTQLFWMGGVHHIFDVTLAGIHLVATLKGLRRGGVIALQVLSGVSLIRLVTRTTPSHRLLEAIRWFRCPETLIEVGLLMFRYIFLLFEEGGRIREAQRVRLGYASKREALRSASVLGGILFIRAYDRAERLTESMRCRGGEGAGTQVRDMETERLMPQLMGMCLLFFLFFLLR
- a CDS encoding cobalt transporter, which gives rise to MVIWLLLTFLWMGIVTPVFAANWSGVDETVVEHYAREYGRPGRAPYINTDKGDMLLFVFTLAGSVGGFIAGYNWRRFFRENENGAEEGETTRA